In Blautia wexlerae DSM 19850, a single window of DNA contains:
- a CDS encoding GntR family transcriptional regulator, giving the protein MTDNGKPKYFSLMEQLRSDIMSGAIRPGEKLPSENELSQKYSLSRHTVRKALGILEQDGYVEAFHGRGTYCSENMRHIKNSKNIAVVTTYISDYIFPRLIQGMDNVLSESGYSIILKNTANSRQKEARCLEELLKKDIDGLIIEPSKSEMICKHRNLYQNLDKFEIPYVFIQGIYSEMRDKPHILMDDAQGGYLVTKYLLELGHKKIKGFFKADDMQGLERHKGYVKALQESGIAYDPDDVVWFHTEDRKVKPALMAKEMVQSGQLPDGIVCYNDQIAVQVMEELEKMGVRIPDDISITGYDNSLYAQRGSGITTIAHPQEKLGEMAAELILEKINGVPEEESKVERLIYPELIIRGSCRKIL; this is encoded by the coding sequence ATGACAGATAATGGAAAGCCGAAATATTTCTCACTGATGGAACAGCTCAGAAGTGATATTATGTCAGGAGCTATCCGACCGGGAGAGAAGCTTCCTTCAGAAAACGAGCTTTCACAGAAATATTCCCTGAGTAGACATACAGTTCGTAAAGCACTGGGAATCCTGGAGCAGGACGGATATGTAGAGGCATTTCACGGAAGAGGTACTTATTGCTCTGAGAATATGCGCCATATAAAGAATTCAAAGAATATTGCGGTAGTGACCACATATATTTCTGATTATATTTTTCCGAGACTGATACAGGGAATGGATAATGTCCTTTCAGAAAGCGGTTACAGTATTATCCTGAAAAACACAGCAAACAGCAGACAGAAAGAGGCCAGATGTCTGGAGGAACTTCTGAAGAAAGACATTGATGGACTGATCATTGAACCAAGCAAAAGTGAGATGATCTGTAAACACAGAAATCTTTATCAGAATCTGGATAAATTTGAAATTCCGTATGTGTTTATTCAGGGAATCTATTCAGAAATGAGAGATAAACCTCATATTCTTATGGATGATGCACAGGGAGGCTATCTTGTAACAAAATATCTGCTGGAACTGGGACATAAAAAGATCAAGGGTTTCTTTAAGGCAGACGATATGCAGGGACTGGAGCGCCACAAGGGATATGTGAAGGCTTTACAGGAGTCAGGGATTGCCTATGATCCTGATGATGTTGTCTGGTTTCATACAGAGGACAGGAAAGTAAAACCTGCACTGATGGCAAAAGAAATGGTACAGAGCGGACAGCTTCCGGATGGAATCGTCTGTTACAATGATCAGATTGCTGTTCAGGTTATGGAAGAACTGGAGAAAATGGGAGTCAGGATACCGGATGATATTTCCATTACCGGTTATGACAATTCACTGTATGCTCAGCGAGGAAGCGGAATCACAACGATAGCTCATCCGCAGGAAAAGCTGGGAGAAATGGCAGCAGAGCTTATACTTGAGAAGATCAACGGAGTTCCTGAAGAAGAAAGTAAGGTTGAAAGACTGATTTATCCGGAACTGATCATACGGGGATCATGCAGAAAAATATTGTAA
- the srtB gene encoding class B sortase: protein MKKLRTFAVSMIIAAIGLLIYCAGFYIKSYEQNLAARQEYAELSQIAGVKNREGAGLLADGKKTDEDSSTKNSEKKRRKKQRRSSESKNKNCTDEIRESFGISWENLRKINSQTVAWITVPGADISYPVVQAADDEYYLKHNFRGEEDLFGCIFLEHDIKKNFTDSHSILYGHNIEGNMMFANLNRYERPEFLKKCPEIEITTPKRKFLYKIFSVEQASSKSPAFEYGYKLSSPAYRRQLSILKNNSMYDTGVEPDERERMVTLITCNSRLDKEIRMAVHGICHECYGIEKAEPK from the coding sequence ATGAAAAAACTCAGAACATTTGCAGTAAGTATGATCATAGCAGCAATTGGGCTTCTTATATATTGTGCCGGCTTCTATATAAAAAGTTATGAACAGAATCTTGCAGCAAGGCAGGAATATGCAGAGCTTTCCCAAATAGCAGGGGTGAAGAACAGAGAAGGTGCCGGATTATTGGCAGATGGCAAAAAAACTGATGAAGACAGCAGTACAAAAAACAGTGAAAAAAAACGCAGGAAAAAACAGAGAAGATCTTCTGAATCAAAAAACAAAAACTGTACAGATGAAATCAGGGAATCCTTCGGGATTTCCTGGGAAAATTTAAGAAAGATCAACTCTCAGACAGTTGCCTGGATTACTGTCCCGGGAGCCGATATTTCTTATCCTGTAGTTCAGGCGGCAGATGATGAATATTACCTGAAACATAATTTCAGAGGAGAGGAAGATCTGTTTGGATGTATTTTTCTGGAACATGACATAAAAAAGAATTTTACAGATTCCCACAGTATTCTTTACGGGCATAATATAGAAGGTAATATGATGTTTGCAAATCTGAACCGTTATGAACGGCCTGAATTTCTGAAAAAATGTCCTGAAATTGAGATCACAACACCAAAAAGAAAGTTTCTGTACAAAATTTTTTCTGTGGAACAGGCATCTTCCAAAAGCCCGGCATTTGAATATGGATACAAGTTATCCAGTCCTGCATACAGGAGACAATTATCTATATTGAAAAATAATTCCATGTATGACACAGGAGTAGAGCCTGATGAAAGGGAGAGAATGGTGACTCTGATCACCTGTAATTCACGTCTGGATAAAGAAATACGTATGGCGGTACATGGGATTTGCCATGAATGTTATGGTATAGAAAAAGCTGAGCCGAAGTGA
- a CDS encoding IS30 family transposase encodes MNTGRPKGNQKHLDLSARIIIEQHLNNGDSFRSIAIELSKDPSTISKEIRRHSIIRERSADAFAPIPCANNYDSSKPRTNICNVMHMCGDNECRRKCVLCRKFRCSDVCKFYKPRECEKLNKPPYVCNGCSKRTNCMMDKKIYSSKYAQDSYEALRTTSREGINQTPESIQKLDNLLSPLLKKGQSIAHIYASHADEIACSRRTIYSYIDRGIFQARNIDLRRKVVYKQRKRKTTTSLKDRSFRKDRGYKEFLEYIAANKSVYVVEMDTVEGAKGTSPCFLTMFFRNCSLMLMFLLEEQTQKEVTRIFDHLTELLGIELFQKLFEVILTDNGHEFQDRQSLEYSKNDEVRTRIYYCDPNRSDQKGALEKNHEYIRYVLPKGTSFEKMTDKTTLLLLNHINSEKRDSLNGHSPYEVSRLLLDNRLHKALGLAEIPADEVTLIPALIK; translated from the coding sequence ATGAATACAGGAAGACCAAAAGGCAACCAAAAACATCTTGACTTATCTGCACGTATTATAATCGAACAGCATTTAAATAACGGTGATTCATTTAGAAGTATTGCAATAGAATTAAGCAAGGATCCAAGTACCATATCCAAAGAAATCAGACGTCATTCCATTATCAGGGAAAGAAGCGCAGATGCATTTGCCCCTATTCCCTGTGCAAACAATTATGATAGTTCAAAGCCGCGGACAAATATATGCAATGTCATGCATATGTGCGGTGATAATGAATGTCGGCGCAAATGTGTCCTCTGCAGAAAATTCAGATGCAGCGATGTCTGTAAATTTTATAAACCAAGAGAATGTGAAAAATTAAATAAACCTCCTTATGTGTGCAATGGATGCAGCAAGAGAACGAATTGCATGATGGACAAAAAGATCTATTCTTCAAAATACGCTCAGGACTCCTATGAAGCCCTTAGGACTACCAGCAGAGAAGGGATCAACCAGACACCGGAAAGTATACAGAAACTGGACAACCTGTTGTCACCGCTTCTCAAAAAAGGACAGTCCATTGCCCACATCTACGCATCTCATGCTGATGAGATCGCCTGTTCCAGAAGAACCATATACTCTTATATAGACCGTGGCATTTTTCAAGCCAGAAACATAGATCTGCGCCGTAAAGTGGTATACAAGCAGAGAAAAAGAAAAACCACTACCAGCCTTAAAGACAGAAGTTTTCGAAAAGACCGGGGCTATAAAGAATTCCTGGAATATATCGCAGCGAACAAATCTGTTTATGTAGTCGAAATGGATACTGTTGAAGGAGCAAAAGGTACCAGTCCCTGCTTTCTGACTATGTTCTTTCGAAACTGTAGCCTTATGCTTATGTTTCTTTTAGAAGAACAGACCCAGAAAGAAGTAACTAGGATTTTTGATCATTTAACAGAGTTACTTGGAATTGAACTGTTTCAGAAACTTTTCGAAGTAATACTTACAGACAACGGGCATGAATTTCAGGACCGGCAGAGTCTGGAATATAGCAAAAATGATGAAGTACGCACACGCATTTATTATTGTGATCCCAACCGTTCTGATCAAAAAGGTGCTCTTGAAAAGAATCATGAATATATAAGGTATGTCCTGCCAAAAGGAACAAGCTTTGAAAAAATGACAGACAAAACAACGCTGCTGTTATTAAATCATATCAATAGCGAAAAACGGGACAGCCTCAATGGACACAGTCCATATGAAGTATCCCGTCTCCTGCTGGATAACAGACTTCATAAAGCATTAGGATTAGCAGAGATACCAGCCGATGAAGTCACATTGATACCAGCATTAATAAAATAA
- the araA gene encoding L-arabinose isomerase, giving the protein MKTGRNYKFWFCTGSQDLYGDECLRKVAEHSRIIVEELNKSGVLPFELVWKPTLITNELIRKTFNEANADEDCAGVITWMHTFSPAKSWILGLKEYRKPLCHLHTQFNEEIPYDTIDMDFMNENQSAHGGREYGHIVTRMGIERKVIVGHWADKDVQERLASWMRTAVGIMESSHIRVCRVADNMRNVAVTEGDKVEAQIKFGWEVDAYPVNEIADYVKDVAKGDVDALVDEYYSKYDILLEGRDPEEFKRHVAVQAQIEIGFEKFLEEKNYQAIVTHFGDLGALKQLPGLAIQRLMEKGYGFGAEGDWKTAAMVRLMKIMTAGVKDAKGTSMMEDYTYNFVPGKEGILQSHMLEVCPSVADGKIGIKVCPLSMGDREDPARLVFTSKTGPGIATSLIDLGDRFRLIINDVECKKVEKPMPKLPVGSAFWTPQPNLKTGAEAWILAGGAHHTAFSYDLTAEQMGDWAAAMGIEAVYIDKDTNIRDFKNELRWNELAFRK; this is encoded by the coding sequence ATGAAAACAGGAAGAAACTATAAGTTCTGGTTTTGTACAGGTTCACAGGATCTTTACGGAGATGAGTGCTTAAGAAAAGTTGCTGAGCATTCCAGAATCATTGTTGAGGAATTAAACAAGAGCGGTGTTCTTCCATTTGAATTAGTATGGAAACCAACACTGATCACAAACGAACTGATCCGTAAAACATTTAATGAGGCAAATGCAGATGAGGACTGTGCAGGTGTTATCACATGGATGCATACTTTCTCACCGGCAAAATCATGGATCCTTGGTCTGAAAGAATACAGAAAACCGCTTTGCCATCTTCATACACAGTTTAATGAGGAGATTCCTTATGATACCATTGATATGGATTTTATGAATGAAAACCAGTCTGCTCATGGCGGTCGTGAATATGGTCATATTGTTACAAGAATGGGAATCGAAAGAAAAGTTATTGTCGGACACTGGGCAGATAAAGATGTTCAGGAAAGACTTGCTTCCTGGATGCGTACAGCAGTTGGTATCATGGAGAGCAGCCATATCCGCGTATGTCGTGTAGCAGATAACATGAGAAACGTAGCTGTTACAGAAGGTGATAAAGTAGAAGCACAGATCAAATTCGGATGGGAAGTTGATGCTTATCCTGTAAATGAGATTGCTGATTATGTAAAAGATGTAGCTAAAGGTGATGTAGATGCGCTGGTAGATGAATACTACAGCAAATATGATATTCTTCTTGAGGGAAGAGATCCGGAAGAATTTAAACGTCATGTAGCAGTTCAGGCTCAGATTGAGATCGGATTTGAGAAATTCCTGGAAGAGAAAAATTATCAGGCAATCGTTACACACTTTGGAGATCTGGGTGCTCTTAAACAGCTTCCCGGACTTGCAATCCAGAGACTTATGGAAAAAGGCTATGGATTCGGTGCAGAAGGCGACTGGAAGACAGCTGCAATGGTTCGTCTGATGAAGATCATGACAGCTGGTGTAAAAGATGCAAAAGGAACTTCCATGATGGAAGACTATACATATAACTTTGTACCTGGAAAAGAAGGAATCCTTCAGTCTCATATGCTTGAGGTATGCCCGTCTGTCGCAGATGGTAAGATCGGCATTAAAGTATGCCCGCTTTCCATGGGTGACAGAGAAGATCCTGCAAGACTTGTATTCACAAGCAAGACAGGCCCGGGTATTGCAACATCCCTGATCGATCTTGGAGACCGTTTCCGTCTGATCATCAACGATGTGGAATGCAAGAAGGTTGAGAAACCGATGCCGAAGCTTCCTGTAGGAAGTGCATTCTGGACACCACAGCCAAATCTTAAGACAGGTGCAGAAGCATGGATCCTTGCAGGCGGAGCCCACCATACAGCATTCTCCTATGACCTGACAGCAGAGCAGATGGGTGACTGGGCAGCAGCTATGGGTATTGAAGCTGTTTACATTGATAAAGATACAAATATTCGTGATTTCAAGAATGAACTGAGATGGAATGAACTTGCATTCAGAAAATAA
- a CDS encoding isopeptide-forming domain-containing fimbrial protein, whose product MKHNFKLKERLGALLLAMLFILQAILGLVPVCVTQAAPLTVETWDSDKVVEYGYRFNMKFQPGITTYESFGCDNLDREAFSDNGKSERDTECVRVGADYKAGSAGMRYNNVGKDGNGNIVDVRLILVGVENAEPRYDLRTAESIVQNKGGATFAWKDNEAYPMVGFSKNSIGVFIYSVGYAKVKFQFLKHGTEETLPISGHGTIRDIDAGQGVRIPSDSSLDNAYVLKNNDYLTVDGNSVSSPLGSVEPDDPRGWLNLFYNTDNFTVEFCHQFRLDKWDKSREDAIAKAGSQERWAEITRNKYLDPSGNSYCPNFKGQKYCKAYAYFDFTSYCFGDVEMKKAPEKRVGEANCTWEQAAAASKEKPFGIRQGQEFQYMIRAEVTPNRLKSFVVQDILEDCLTIEDASKVSIVNDAGQTVTDWFDVAVEGQKVTCRAKAESLQDEAFTDNQTYTFTLKVRQRPESEINISKYLAEDGYSILVPNHASMSYERTNGSGDTMDTETVWVKGVIPPELEVKKNTSQYEWKTGDIIDYEILVSQTKQDVKAVNVVITDELPSCLQLLEGQYAVETSQGGENCTLTGQGENGWKAECPSLKYGETITIRFKCQASAESNGQEWENIVTATADNLINPETGEQESRKDMAEVWPNSPQLEIDKTADKYEWQAGEQVAYRIVVNNVTAGTIAKDVTITDIGLPQGLVLAGGAQSMEVLGVQRQVNYPVPDKKTGQAYEARPVDSQLNADENGFSFYCSYVPYSQPVTIIFHCIAQEEANGHESVNAATVKAANTDERSDDAEVYVNSGEFWIEKSADHYEWQVGEQVQYNVVVENKKAGTVARNVTVWDTGMPAGLALSSAEDVSVSGIPQNITQLTAGTKDVLNQLNPEFYNETSEKPVNYEFLQEGSGWRLNISDLPANTPVMISFLCTVTEAANGMESINVANVQAQNAPVSQDDAEVYVNTAVLSIEKSFQNPYLAAGDGRAENEFRVGEQVNYQVTVNNLQKGSIARNLVISDLSLPEGLALDGAEDAVTVSGVPAVIQNPVAGTDDAGNQLNPENYKETVEKPVSCQVTRQGTGWIVTISDLPYQTPVTVNFRCTAQESVNGMEIVNTAQAYADNAQKVKDSSKIWVNSPVLKVEKTTDKPFYKYGDIITYRIVLTQEQTGCVARNVTLQDVIDTQGVRLLKDSVILMDEKGNVADADVQINDDNTFLMSTGRTLVRDSRYSICDNDKGGLFEQVMYNPLDCQEQKSMIVEYQAAVIDAALAGQKVHNTAVADSSEKIPATGEAETEVHSPILEIVKESDKKEYASGEKGYYKLTVRQLREDVTDQNIVIEDKLETQGASIVKDSIFVKKNGIELKDAKIEADDTGFVIQTGASLSDMDKIEVCYEMVFKTESTEPEKIVNTAKARGDISPEITAQQEAYVKAKAEPTATPTPSVTPKPTETPKPTETPKPTEVPKPTEQPKATPTPSVPGTCPKMTPVPTKAPLASYNGGNNGGTTSGSGGSSYANSGGYSGGYGSYQGGSMAGSSKTGDVRPFKMMAVLGLIGMGLLTGGVVIYRRTVSGKRNIKGMPRK is encoded by the coding sequence AGACTCATTCTTGTGGGAGTAGAGAATGCAGAACCCCGTTATGATCTGCGCACTGCAGAATCGATTGTTCAGAATAAAGGCGGAGCTACGTTTGCATGGAAAGATAATGAAGCTTATCCAATGGTTGGCTTTTCCAAAAACAGTATCGGTGTATTTATTTATTCTGTAGGATACGCAAAGGTTAAGTTTCAGTTTCTGAAGCATGGAACAGAAGAAACACTGCCGATCAGTGGCCATGGAACCATACGTGATATTGATGCGGGACAGGGAGTCCGTATTCCGTCAGACAGCAGTCTGGATAATGCATATGTTCTGAAAAACAATGATTATCTGACGGTAGATGGAAATTCTGTAAGCTCACCCCTTGGTTCCGTTGAGCCGGATGATCCGAGAGGATGGCTGAATCTTTTTTATAATACAGATAATTTTACGGTAGAATTCTGTCATCAGTTCAGACTGGATAAATGGGATAAAAGTCGTGAAGATGCCATTGCAAAAGCCGGTTCTCAGGAAAGATGGGCAGAGATTACAAGAAATAAATATCTGGATCCATCAGGCAACAGTTATTGTCCGAACTTTAAAGGACAGAAATACTGTAAAGCATATGCATATTTTGATTTTACATCCTATTGTTTCGGCGATGTTGAGATGAAAAAAGCACCTGAGAAACGTGTGGGAGAGGCAAACTGTACATGGGAACAGGCAGCTGCTGCATCAAAAGAAAAACCTTTTGGCATTCGTCAGGGACAGGAATTTCAGTATATGATCCGGGCAGAGGTGACACCCAATAGACTGAAATCCTTTGTGGTACAGGATATACTTGAGGATTGTCTTACTATAGAGGATGCATCAAAAGTCAGTATTGTGAATGATGCAGGGCAGACAGTGACAGACTGGTTTGATGTTGCTGTTGAAGGACAGAAAGTGACCTGCAGGGCCAAAGCAGAGAGCCTTCAGGATGAAGCATTTACAGATAATCAGACTTACACATTTACTTTAAAAGTACGCCAGAGACCGGAATCAGAAATTAATATTTCAAAATACCTTGCAGAGGATGGATACAGTATTCTTGTACCAAACCATGCATCCATGAGTTATGAACGTACAAACGGAAGCGGAGATACAATGGATACGGAAACAGTGTGGGTAAAGGGTGTGATTCCACCGGAACTGGAAGTAAAGAAAAATACTTCTCAGTATGAATGGAAAACGGGAGATATCATAGATTATGAGATTCTGGTTTCTCAGACAAAACAGGATGTAAAAGCAGTAAATGTTGTTATTACAGACGAGCTTCCATCATGTCTGCAGCTTCTGGAAGGGCAGTATGCTGTAGAGACAAGTCAGGGAGGTGAGAACTGTACGCTTACCGGACAGGGAGAAAATGGATGGAAAGCAGAGTGTCCGTCCCTGAAGTATGGGGAGACGATCACAATCCGTTTTAAATGTCAGGCATCTGCGGAGTCCAATGGACAGGAATGGGAAAATATTGTGACTGCAACAGCGGATAATCTGATCAATCCTGAGACAGGAGAACAGGAATCCAGAAAGGATATGGCAGAAGTATGGCCGAACAGTCCACAGCTTGAAATTGATAAAACAGCAGACAAATATGAATGGCAGGCAGGAGAGCAGGTAGCTTACCGGATCGTAGTGAATAATGTAACGGCAGGAACAATCGCAAAAGATGTAACTATTACTGATATTGGTCTGCCGCAGGGACTGGTTCTGGCAGGTGGTGCACAGAGCATGGAAGTACTGGGAGTTCAGCGACAGGTAAACTATCCCGTACCGGATAAGAAAACAGGACAGGCATATGAAGCGAGACCTGTGGATTCTCAGTTGAATGCAGATGAGAACGGATTTTCTTTTTATTGTTCTTATGTACCATACAGTCAGCCTGTAACGATTATTTTCCATTGTATCGCACAGGAAGAGGCAAATGGACACGAAAGCGTAAATGCAGCAACTGTAAAAGCTGCTAATACAGATGAGAGATCTGATGATGCAGAAGTATATGTAAATTCAGGAGAATTCTGGATTGAGAAATCTGCAGATCATTATGAATGGCAGGTCGGAGAACAGGTACAGTACAATGTGGTGGTGGAGAATAAAAAAGCAGGTACAGTGGCCCGGAACGTAACTGTCTGGGATACCGGTATGCCGGCAGGACTTGCGCTTTCATCGGCAGAGGATGTATCGGTAAGCGGAATCCCACAGAATATTACGCAGCTGACAGCAGGGACCAAAGATGTTTTGAACCAGCTCAATCCGGAATTTTATAATGAGACATCAGAGAAACCGGTGAATTATGAATTTCTTCAGGAGGGAAGCGGATGGAGACTGAACATTTCAGATCTTCCGGCAAATACTCCGGTTATGATTTCTTTCCTTTGCACAGTTACGGAAGCGGCAAATGGAATGGAAAGCATTAATGTTGCCAATGTGCAGGCGCAGAATGCCCCTGTTTCACAGGATGACGCAGAAGTGTATGTAAATACAGCAGTTCTTTCTATTGAGAAAAGTTTTCAGAATCCATATCTGGCAGCCGGGGACGGACGTGCGGAAAATGAATTTCGGGTAGGAGAACAGGTGAATTATCAGGTTACGGTTAATAATCTTCAGAAGGGATCTATCGCAAGAAATCTTGTGATCAGTGATCTTTCCCTTCCTGAAGGGCTGGCTCTGGACGGAGCTGAAGATGCTGTTACTGTAAGCGGTGTTCCGGCTGTTATTCAGAATCCGGTGGCAGGAACTGATGATGCAGGAAATCAGCTGAATCCGGAAAATTATAAAGAAACAGTGGAAAAACCGGTCAGCTGTCAGGTTACACGTCAGGGAACCGGATGGATCGTGACGATTTCAGATCTTCCGTATCAGACACCTGTGACTGTTAATTTCCGCTGTACTGCGCAGGAAAGCGTAAATGGGATGGAGATTGTAAATACAGCACAGGCGTATGCAGATAATGCACAGAAAGTAAAGGACTCCTCAAAAATCTGGGTGAACTCGCCTGTTCTTAAAGTAGAGAAGACGACGGACAAACCATTTTACAAATATGGTGATATTATTACATACCGCATTGTCCTGACACAGGAGCAGACCGGATGTGTGGCGCGTAATGTTACTTTGCAGGATGTGATCGATACTCAGGGAGTACGTCTTCTGAAGGATTCGGTGATTCTGATGGATGAGAAAGGAAATGTGGCAGATGCTGATGTACAGATCAATGATGATAATACTTTCCTGATGTCAACAGGCAGGACACTGGTCAGGGATAGTAGATATAGTATCTGCGATAATGATAAAGGCGGTCTTTTTGAGCAGGTAATGTATAATCCTCTGGACTGTCAGGAACAGAAAAGTATGATCGTGGAATATCAGGCAGCAGTGATTGATGCAGCCCTGGCAGGACAGAAAGTGCACAATACTGCAGTTGCAGACAGCAGTGAAAAGATACCTGCAACCGGGGAAGCAGAGACAGAGGTACACAGTCCGATTCTGGAAATTGTGAAGGAATCAGATAAGAAAGAGTATGCGTCCGGTGAAAAAGGATATTATAAACTGACAGTAAGACAACTGCGTGAGGATGTCACAGATCAGAATATTGTTATCGAAGATAAACTGGAAACCCAAGGGGCTTCCATTGTAAAAGACAGCATTTTTGTGAAGAAAAACGGTATAGAACTGAAAGATGCCAAAATAGAGGCAGATGATACAGGATTTGTAATTCAGACAGGAGCATCGTTGTCAGATATGGATAAAATTGAAGTCTGCTATGAAATGGTATTTAAAACAGAAAGCACAGAGCCTGAAAAAATTGTAAACACAGCGAAAGCAAGAGGTGATATTTCACCGGAAATTACTGCACAGCAGGAGGCATATGTGAAAGCAAAAGCAGAACCGACTGCCACACCAACACCGTCTGTAACACCGAAACCAACAGAAACACCAAAGCCGACAGAGACACCAAAACCTACAGAAGTACCGAAACCGACAGAGCAGCCAAAAGCCACACCAACACCATCTGTACCGGGAACCTGCCCGAAAATGACTCCTGTACCGACGAAAGCACCGTTGGCATCTTACAATGGTGGAAATAATGGAGGAACGACTTCCGGAAGCGGAGGCAGCAGTTACGCAAATTCGGGTGGATATTCCGGTGGATATGGAAGCTATCAGGGTGGTTCCATGGCAGGAAGTTCTAAAACAGGAGATGTCAGACCGTTTAAAATGATGGCTGTTCTTGGACTTATCGGAATGGGACTGCTGACAGGAGGTGTGGTGATCTACAGAAGAACTGTTTCCGGGAAAAGAAATATAAAGGGTATGCCGCGGAAATGA
- a CDS encoding xylulokinase: MGTAEAKAAIIANKTALGIEFGSTRIKAVLVDDKNQPIASGAHEWENRYENGVWTYSLDDIWTGIQDCYQDMAKDVKAKYDIELESVGAFGVSAMMHGYMPFNKEGELLVPFRTWRNNITGEASEKLMELFNYNIPQRWSIAHLYQAILNGEEHVKDIDYITTLEAYVHWKLTGKRVLGIGDAAGMFPIDTTKADYNQEMVDKFDELVAPYGFSWKLRDIMPKALVAGEDAGVLTEEGAKLLDVTGKLKAGIPMCPPEGDAGTGMVATNSVAVRTGNVSAGTSVFAMIVLEKELSRPYKEIDMVTTPSGHLVAMAHSNNCTSDLNAWVNIFKEFAEAMGMEVDMNKLFGTLYNKALEGDPDCGGLLSYCYFSGEHMTGFEEGRPLFVRSPESKFNLANFMRTNLYTCLGAMRVGLNLLFEKENVKVDRLLGHGGLFKTKGVGQQILADAVNAPVSVMATAGEGGAWGIALLASYLVNKEEGETLESFLDNKVFADQESSTLDPKPEGVAGFNAFMDSYMKGLSIERAAVESEIW, encoded by the coding sequence ATGGGAACAGCAGAAGCAAAAGCAGCGATAATTGCAAATAAAACAGCACTTGGTATTGAGTTTGGTTCTACCAGAATTAAAGCAGTACTTGTAGATGACAAAAATCAGCCAATCGCATCCGGTGCACATGAATGGGAAAACCGTTATGAAAACGGTGTCTGGACATACAGTCTGGATGATATCTGGACAGGTATCCAGGACTGCTATCAGGATATGGCAAAGGATGTAAAAGCAAAATATGACATAGAACTGGAATCCGTAGGTGCATTTGGCGTCAGCGCCATGATGCATGGATATATGCCATTTAACAAAGAAGGAGAACTTCTTGTACCATTCCGTACATGGAGAAACAACATTACAGGAGAAGCCAGCGAGAAACTGATGGAACTGTTCAACTACAACATTCCGCAGAGATGGAGCATTGCTCATCTGTATCAGGCGATCCTTAACGGTGAAGAACATGTAAAAGATATTGACTATATCACAACTCTGGAGGCTTATGTCCACTGGAAACTGACAGGAAAGAGAGTTCTCGGTATCGGTGACGCAGCAGGTATGTTCCCGATTGATACCACAAAGGCAGATTACAACCAGGAGATGGTTGATAAATTCGATGAACTGGTTGCTCCTTATGGATTCTCATGGAAACTTCGCGATATTATGCCGAAAGCCCTTGTTGCAGGTGAAGATGCCGGTGTTCTTACAGAAGAAGGTGCGAAACTTCTCGACGTAACAGGAAAACTGAAAGCCGGAATCCCGATGTGCCCTCCGGAAGGTGATGCAGGAACAGGCATGGTTGCCACAAACAGTGTAGCAGTACGTACAGGTAATGTTTCCGCAGGAACTTCTGTATTTGCCATGATCGTTCTGGAAAAAGAGCTTTCCAGACCTTATAAAGAAATTGATATGGTTACCACTCCGTCCGGACATCTGGTAGCTATGGCTCATTCCAACAACTGTACCTCTGACCTGAATGCATGGGTAAATATATTTAAAGAGTTTGCAGAAGCTATGGGTATGGAAGTGGATATGAACAAACTGTTCGGAACCCTTTATAATAAAGCACTTGAAGGAGATCCGGACTGTGGCGGACTTTTGTCCTACTGTTATTTCTCAGGTGAGCATATGACAGGCTTTGAAGAAGGACGCCCGTTATTTGTACGTTCTCCTGAGAGCAAATTCAATCTTGCAAACTTTATGAGAACCAATCTGTATACATGCCTTGGAGCCATGAGAGTAGGTCTGAACCTTCTGTTTGAGAAAGAAAATGTAAAAGTAGACCGTCTTCTTGGTCATGGAGGATTATTCAAGACAAAAGGCGTAGGACAGCAGATTCTGGCAGATGCTGTCAATGCACCGGTATCTGTAATGGCTACTGCAGGTGAGGGCGGAGCCTGGGGAATCGCACTTCTTGCTTCTTATCTGGTAAATAAAGAAGAAGGTGAGACTCTGGAAAGCTTCCTTGATAACAAAGTATTTGCAGATCAGGAAAGCAGCACACTGGATCCAAAACCGGAAGGTGTGGCTGGATTCAATGCATTTATGGACAGCTATATGAAAGGTCTTTCTATTGAAAGAGCAGCAGTAGAGTCTGAAATCTGGTAA